In the genome of Eriocheir sinensis breed Jianghai 21 chromosome 44, ASM2467909v1, whole genome shotgun sequence, one region contains:
- the LOC126980296 gene encoding uncharacterized protein LOC126980296 isoform X5, whose amino-acid sequence MFQLWKLRCSGCGKSKPSTNGGGGGGGGGGGRGGGGGGGGMMNGGSPQLGDLFAGGMPKLRPTGKGISTSPNRSGPLLPPGRKPAPNIPTRDTSFDSQYSTNNNNNNSIPPSPKPSSKSNPAPPPPPPANMKPALPSERPNRGPLPPPPINKPAPPRPPMDDRPAPPSPDGAFHPALPSKPSVVSKPSVGNKPAPPRPPNGSKPTLPPKISIQSNGDSLSSNKSASRTFSMREPRPSSEFKNHTSYSAEDSLLPNRTLPPSHHKSSPGAPPVRPYTVGRATGANIARVMARPPSERPPPPPSRPTVPPPNQPPPPPPSRAAAASKPEPPGSAPPPPPPNRVSSRHSGSDFESKFQFHTLHDFPLPVTFTNCPKTYPSKNGKNTKRPQTMAPPPPPHSPHSKAPAPEQPPPPPASALHPSPPPPPPLPNSTSIPPPPAKTTPPPPPPLPGTFSGQANFATNYNLRRGFDPAQQFPLENATRLWSDA is encoded by the exons GCAAGAGCAAGCCGTCAAccaatgggggaggaggagggggaggaggaggaggaggccggggaggaggaggaggcgggggtgggATGATGAACGGGGGGAGTCCTCAGCTGGGGGACCTCTTCGCCGGCGGGATGCCCAAGCTGAGGCCCACGGGGAAGGGCATCTCCACCTCCC CCAACCGGAGTGGCCCGCTGCTGCCCCCTGGGAGGAAGCCTGCCCCCAACATTCCCACGCGAGACACCTCCTTCGACTCCCAGTActccaccaacaataacaacaacaacagcataccGCCTAGTCCAAAG CCTAGTAGTAAGAGCAACCCTGCaccgccccctccaccccctgccAACATGAAGCCGGCCCTGCCTAGCGAGCGGCCTAACAGGGGTCCTCTACCGCCCCCACCCATCAACAAGCCAGCGCCTCCTCGCCCGCCCATG GACGACAGACCCGCACCGCCCTCCCCTGACGGAGCCTTTCACCCAGCACTCCCCAGTAAGCCATCTGTAGTCAGTAAACCCAGTGTGGGCAACAAGCCAGCCCCCCCCAGACCTCCTAACGGGTCAAAGCCAACGCTACCACCCAAAATATCAATACAG TCCAATGGCGACTCTCTTTCTTCCAACAAGTCTGCCTCTCGGACCTTTAGTATGAGGGAGCCCAGACCCTCAAGTGAGTTCAAGAACCACACCAGCTACTCGGCGGAGGACAGCCTGCTCCCCAACCGCACGCTTCCGCCCTCACACCACAAGAGCTCGCCTGGCGCCCCGCCCGTCAGGCCATACACGGTGGGCCGCGCCACAGGGGCCAACATCGCCCGCGTTATGGCCCGGCCGCCCTCAGAACGGCCGCCGCCACCCCCCAGCCGCCCCACCGTGCCCCCGCCCAAccaaccgccgccgccgcctcccagtCGAGCAGCCGCTGCATCAAAGCCCGAG cCCCCAGGCTcggccccgcccccgccgcctccCAACAGAGTCTCCTCGCGGCACTCAG GTAGTGATTTTGAGAGCAAGTTCCAGTTCCACACTCTCCATGACTTCCCTTTGCCTGTCACCTTCACGAACTGCCCCAAGACCTACCCCAGCAAGAACGGTAAGAACACCAAGCGCCCGCAGACCAtggcacccccacccccccctcactcaccccacAGCAAGGCCCCCGCACCTGAAcagccaccccctccccctgctagtgcccttcacccctcaccacccccacccccacctctacCAAACTCCACCTCAATCCCACCTCCTCCAGCTAAAacaactcctccaccacctcctcctcttcctggtacaTTCTCAGGCCAGGCTAATTTTGCAACGAATTATAATCTAAGGCGAGGCTTCGACCCAGCACAGCAGTTCCCGCTGGAGAACGCCACCCGCCTGTGGTCAGATGCATGA